The following are encoded in a window of Streptomyces sp. SAT1 genomic DNA:
- a CDS encoding electron transfer flavoprotein subunit alpha/FixB family protein produces the protein MAEVLVYVDHVDGAVRKPTLELLTLARRIGEPVAVALGNGAADTAAALAEHGAVKVLTHDAAEYADYLVVPKVDALQAAVAAVSPAAVLVPSSAEGKEIAARLALRTGSGIITDAVDLEAGDGGPVATQSVFAASYTTKSRVSKGTPVITVKPNSAAVEAAPAAGTVEALDVTFSEKATGTKVTARTPRESTGRPELTEAAIVVSGGRGVNGAENFGIIEALADSLGAAVGASRAAVDAGWYPHTNQVGQTGKSVSPQLYIANGISGAIQHRAGMQTSKTIVAVNKDPEAPIFDLVDYGVVGDLFEVVPQLTEEIKTRKG, from the coding sequence ATGGCTGAAGTCCTCGTCTACGTCGACCACGTGGACGGTGCCGTCCGCAAGCCCACCCTCGAGCTGCTGACCCTGGCCCGCCGCATCGGCGAGCCCGTCGCCGTCGCGCTGGGCAACGGCGCCGCCGACACCGCCGCCGCCCTCGCCGAGCACGGCGCGGTCAAGGTCCTCACCCACGACGCCGCCGAGTACGCCGACTACCTGGTCGTCCCGAAGGTCGACGCGCTCCAGGCCGCCGTCGCCGCCGTCTCCCCGGCCGCCGTGCTGGTCCCGTCCTCCGCCGAGGGCAAGGAGATCGCCGCCCGCCTGGCGCTGCGCACCGGTTCCGGCATCATCACCGACGCCGTCGACCTGGAGGCCGGCGACGGGGGCCCGGTGGCCACCCAGTCGGTGTTCGCCGCCTCGTACACCACCAAGTCCCGTGTCTCCAAGGGCACCCCGGTCATCACGGTCAAGCCCAACAGCGCCGCCGTGGAGGCCGCCCCGGCCGCCGGCACCGTCGAGGCCCTGGACGTCACCTTCTCCGAGAAGGCCACCGGCACCAAGGTCACCGCCCGCACGCCGCGCGAGTCGACGGGCCGCCCGGAGCTGACCGAGGCCGCCATCGTCGTCTCCGGCGGCCGCGGTGTGAACGGCGCGGAGAACTTCGGCATCATCGAGGCCCTCGCCGACTCCCTCGGCGCGGCCGTGGGCGCCTCCCGCGCCGCGGTGGACGCGGGCTGGTACCCGCACACCAACCAGGTCGGCCAGACCGGCAAGTCCGTGTCGCCGCAGCTGTACATCGCCAACGGCATCTCCGGCGCGATCCAGCACCGCGCCGGCATGCAGACGTCGAAGACCATCGTCGCGGTCAACAAGGACCCCGAGGCCCCGATCTTCGACCTGGTCGACTACGGCGTCGTCGGCGACCTGTTCGAGGTCGTCCCGCAGCTCACCGAGGAGATCAAGACCCGCAAGGGCTGA